From one Acidobacteriota bacterium genomic stretch:
- a CDS encoding sel1 repeat family protein, which produces MNDKAKGGLQHIPTGAALSLHSTRAGIIARGRRDAANAASNPHYKQAIADYNAGRPTEAAASFLLAAEQGHAESQYMLSTMYDEGRGLPRDAAEAANWERRAAEQGHAYAQANLSFRYYIANDFAEAFAWCQRAAYSKLAWAEYNLGLMYRKGEGVQQSDTEAAYWYRLAATQNFAEAQQKLAELYYFGQGVPLNYAQAAAWYRRAADQGNAEAQFQLGHLYATGQGVEHDYTQSRHWIRQAAMQGHEQALRELKKREYRDP; this is translated from the coding sequence ATGAACGACAAGGCTAAAGGCGGACTGCAACACATCCCCACGGGAGCAGCGCTTTCGCTGCACTCCACACGCGCTGGCATCATTGCGCGGGGCCGCCGCGACGCTGCCAACGCAGCCTCGAACCCGCACTACAAGCAGGCAATCGCGGACTACAACGCAGGCAGGCCCACCGAGGCCGCCGCCAGCTTCCTGCTGGCCGCGGAGCAGGGACACGCGGAGTCGCAGTACATGTTGAGCACCATGTACGACGAAGGACGGGGCCTGCCGCGGGATGCCGCCGAAGCCGCCAACTGGGAGCGCAGGGCCGCCGAGCAGGGCCATGCCTATGCGCAGGCCAACCTCAGCTTTCGCTACTACATCGCCAACGACTTCGCCGAGGCCTTCGCATGGTGCCAGCGCGCCGCCTACAGCAAGCTCGCCTGGGCGGAGTACAACCTGGGCCTGATGTATCGCAAGGGCGAAGGCGTACAGCAGAGCGACACCGAAGCCGCCTACTGGTACCGCCTGGCCGCTACACAGAACTTTGCCGAAGCGCAGCAGAAGTTGGCTGAGCTTTATTACTTCGGCCAGGGAGTCCCGCTCAACTACGCGCAGGCGGCGGCGTGGTATCGCCGGGCCGCCGATCAGGGCAACGCGGAGGCGCAGTTCCAGCTTGGCCACCTCTACGCCACAGGGCAGGGGGTCGAGCACGACTATACGCAGTCGCGCCACTGGATTCGCCAGGCAGCCATGCAGGGCCACGAACAGGCTCTGCGCGAGCTTAAGAAGCGCGAGTACCGCGACCCGTAG
- a CDS encoding SMP-30/gluconolactonase/LRE family protein — MATLNIRRFAACAVMALGLTQIASAADILIGDARSQPESLTVAPGGVLFVGSASSPFVYKVRPGSSTAEKFVDASSEGPGTFFFGMLADGASHTLWTCQLTPVQGTTPVQRHTALRGFDLNTGAPKVRWNLPGDNTICNDFAIGPDKALYITDTANGKIFRLPAGASAAELYLEHRTLNGIDGITFLNGTLYVNNVFFNKLYRIPVDASGKPGAPVDIWMDQMVKGPDGMRAANGKLFVAENGGGRILAITVDGEKAHVTVLKEGLKTPTGIEPAGDTLWFTERATGKAESIPMPK, encoded by the coding sequence ATGGCCACTTTGAACATACGCCGGTTCGCCGCCTGTGCCGTCATGGCACTGGGCCTTACGCAAATCGCATCTGCCGCCGACATCCTGATCGGCGATGCCAGGTCGCAGCCCGAGAGCCTGACCGTAGCGCCGGGCGGCGTGCTGTTTGTCGGCAGCGCCAGCTCTCCCTTTGTCTACAAGGTGCGTCCGGGATCGTCCACGGCAGAGAAGTTTGTCGACGCCAGCAGCGAAGGCCCAGGGACGTTCTTCTTCGGCATGCTGGCCGATGGCGCCAGCCACACGCTGTGGACGTGCCAGCTCACTCCGGTGCAGGGAACCACTCCCGTGCAACGGCACACCGCACTGAGGGGCTTCGATCTCAATACGGGCGCTCCGAAGGTCCGCTGGAACCTGCCGGGCGACAACACGATATGCAACGACTTTGCCATCGGGCCGGACAAGGCGCTCTACATCACGGATACCGCCAATGGAAAGATCTTCAGGCTGCCGGCCGGCGCCTCCGCCGCGGAGCTGTACCTGGAACATCGCACGTTGAATGGCATCGACGGCATCACTTTCCTGAACGGTACGCTCTACGTCAACAATGTGTTCTTCAACAAGCTCTACCGCATTCCGGTTGACGCTTCCGGCAAACCGGGCGCGCCTGTCGATATCTGGATGGACCAGATGGTCAAAGGACCCGATGGCATGCGCGCGGCCAACGGCAAGCTCTTCGTGGCTGAAAATGGCGGAGGCAGGATTCTCGCCATCACCGTCGACGGAGAGAAGGCACACGTTACCGTGCTGAAGGAAGGACTCAAGACGCCGACCGGGATTGAACCCGCGGGCGATACGCTCTGGTTTACCGAACGCGCCACCGGCAAGGCCGAGTCGATCCCCATGCCCAAATAG
- a CDS encoding metallophosphoesterase family protein: MRALVFSDVHGNLEALHAALAAAGEVDAVWNLGDVVGYGASPNEVIEIVRVRAQYNVRGNHDRVCCGLASAIGFNPVARTAAEWTREEMTAANREWLAQLPKGPLQPEGMPRVSLAHGSPLNEDQYIITMRDAWAPLQQSGVNVTFIGHTHLQGGFMQKDQDWHELRPRYNTRNDAETWTLQVEEGSRYLINPGSIGQPRDNDWRAGFAIYDTSAMEIVFHRVPYDLTAAQGRILMAGLPEKLAARLREGR; encoded by the coding sequence ATGCGAGCCCTTGTTTTCTCCGATGTTCACGGCAACCTTGAAGCGCTCCACGCAGCCCTTGCGGCTGCGGGCGAGGTTGACGCTGTGTGGAACCTCGGCGATGTGGTGGGCTACGGCGCGAGTCCCAATGAGGTCATCGAGATCGTCCGTGTGCGTGCGCAGTACAATGTGCGCGGCAACCACGATCGCGTCTGTTGCGGCCTGGCCTCGGCGATCGGCTTCAATCCCGTGGCGCGTACCGCAGCCGAGTGGACCCGCGAAGAGATGACCGCGGCGAACCGCGAGTGGCTTGCACAGCTGCCGAAGGGCCCCCTCCAGCCGGAGGGAATGCCCCGCGTCTCCCTGGCGCACGGCTCTCCGCTCAATGAAGATCAGTACATCATCACCATGCGCGACGCATGGGCCCCGCTACAGCAGAGCGGCGTCAATGTCACCTTCATCGGCCACACGCATCTGCAAGGCGGCTTTATGCAGAAGGATCAGGACTGGCACGAGCTGCGTCCGCGGTACAACACGCGCAACGATGCCGAGACGTGGACGTTGCAGGTCGAGGAAGGCTCACGCTATCTCATCAATCCGGGCTCGATCGGGCAGCCGCGCGACAACGACTGGCGCGCGGGGTTCGCGATCTACGATACAAGCGCGATGGAGATTGTGTTTCACCGGGTTCCTTACGACCTGACCGCCGCGCAGGGCCGGATTCTGATGGCAGGCCTGCCCGAGAAGCTGGCGGCGCGACTGCGCGAGGGCCGGTAG
- a CDS encoding ABC transporter ATP-binding protein yields MPVPLVSAEDLSIAFAGRTAVEGISFHVNEGETLGLVGESGSGKSATSLALLRLLPPTASVAGNIRFAGEDLLALPEDAMRRHRGRSMSMIFQEPMTALNPVMPVGAQIAEAIRAHHPELGRREVRERVLEAMNDVALPSPRQRWKDYPHQFSGGQRQRILIAMAIVNRPRLLIADEPTTALDVTVQAQILALLKRLRKSHNLAMLFISHDLAVVSQVADRVAVMQHGHIVEQATAEQLFHSPQNAYTRRLLASVPTMQTDRTKPLATIG; encoded by the coding sequence ATGCCTGTGCCGCTCGTCTCCGCTGAAGACCTGTCGATCGCCTTTGCGGGGAGGACCGCCGTGGAGGGTATCTCGTTTCATGTGAACGAGGGCGAGACGCTGGGGCTGGTGGGCGAGTCCGGCTCGGGCAAGTCGGCGACGTCGCTGGCGCTGCTGCGCCTGTTGCCTCCTACAGCATCGGTTGCGGGCAACATTCGGTTTGCGGGCGAGGACCTGCTTGCTCTACCGGAAGATGCCATGCGGCGGCACCGCGGGCGCAGTATGTCGATGATCTTTCAGGAGCCAATGACGGCCCTGAACCCGGTGATGCCGGTGGGTGCCCAGATCGCCGAGGCGATACGCGCGCATCATCCGGAGCTTGGCCGCCGCGAGGTCCGTGAGCGCGTGCTCGAGGCGATGAACGACGTCGCGCTGCCCTCGCCCAGACAGAGATGGAAGGACTATCCGCACCAGTTCTCAGGCGGGCAGCGGCAACGCATCCTGATCGCCATGGCCATCGTCAACCGGCCACGGCTGCTGATTGCGGACGAGCCAACGACCGCGCTCGACGTGACGGTGCAGGCGCAGATACTTGCGCTGCTGAAGCGGCTGCGGAAGTCACATAACCTGGCGATGCTTTTTATCTCGCATGACCTTGCAGTCGTCTCGCAGGTCGCCGATCGCGTTGCGGTGATGCAGCACGGCCATATCGTGGAGCAGGCGACGGCAGAGCAGCTATTTCATTCTCCGCAAAACGCTTACACGCGCCGCCTGCTGGCCTCGGTGCCGACGATGCAAACCGATCGCACGAAGCCGCTGGCGACCATCGGATAG
- a CDS encoding DUF4838 domain-containing protein, with amino-acid sequence MKSQTKITRLEFLKGSGLVAAGFSFLPQAVLAQAKQSQKKVSMRRLEEYQIVVPSQASPVEQQAAEKLQHYVAEMSHKNLALKSEGEYRSGPAFFIGQTQYAKTRNTDFKQLKEDGFAFRPAGDNLIVAGGTGKGVLYGVYGLLELWGFRMYTSKAIDVPTSGAVGIPRDELVVVPAVQYRTTSYPDTRAPEYTNWHRLSSRDDWGLFVHTFNELVSPDRYGKTHPEYFSLVNGQRLPGTQLCLSNREVLDVLTANLKEKIAAKPHASYWSVSQNDNDQYCHCGPCTELNAKYGGVPSGSILYFVNDVAKAFPEKTISTLAYWYSRTPPQNIQAQPNVNIMLCNIESRRQGPVFETDPKFSNDLIAWGKISGNILIWDYNIQFSNLVSPFPNLHTLKPNIKFYTDHNVNSLFMQANGQAGGEFSGLRAYLICKLMWDPNADDSALIDEYLSGYYGQAAPYIRQYIDRMRESLLSSGFKLNIFGSPEDAKDAYLSAAMMKTYNALFDQAEKAAAKSPQMLTRVKIARLPIKYATIQIGRNEDADTPRSMFAHTSDGKVFVKPEMKALVTEFVSGCKQDGVTKVRERTTTPDDYQASYDRVFTKVAETQHARSFGKKIAPVTLPEGGAANAQRLTDGIFGSWESWSAPDVNWVAYKGQHMDFVLDMGEVTDIGSVNMDFLNAQAQPDWNLLVLPAYVSYSTSTDGSAFGNEVRVSNPNNPNPKEDPGIANIPVQSFRADLNTRARYIKVHGESILHMPSWHIRAGSPAWIYTDQIVVA; translated from the coding sequence ATGAAATCGCAAACGAAGATAACCCGCCTTGAATTTCTAAAGGGCTCGGGGCTGGTTGCCGCGGGCTTTAGCTTTCTGCCTCAGGCCGTATTGGCTCAAGCGAAGCAGTCCCAGAAGAAAGTGAGTATGCGGAGGCTGGAGGAGTACCAGATTGTTGTTCCCAGCCAGGCGAGTCCGGTGGAACAGCAGGCGGCCGAGAAGCTCCAGCATTATGTGGCAGAGATGTCGCATAAAAACCTGGCGTTAAAGAGCGAAGGAGAGTACCGCAGCGGCCCTGCCTTCTTTATTGGACAGACGCAATATGCGAAGACGCGCAACACCGACTTCAAACAACTCAAGGAGGATGGCTTCGCCTTCCGTCCCGCGGGAGACAACCTGATCGTTGCCGGGGGTACGGGAAAGGGTGTTCTCTACGGCGTCTATGGACTGCTGGAGCTTTGGGGCTTCAGGATGTATACGTCGAAGGCGATCGATGTTCCGACGTCAGGTGCAGTCGGCATTCCTCGCGATGAGCTTGTGGTTGTTCCTGCGGTGCAATACCGGACCACATCGTACCCGGACACCCGCGCCCCGGAATACACCAACTGGCACAGGCTTTCGTCGCGCGACGACTGGGGATTGTTCGTCCACACCTTCAACGAGCTGGTTTCGCCGGACAGGTATGGCAAGACGCATCCGGAATACTTTTCGCTCGTCAACGGACAACGGCTGCCGGGGACGCAGCTATGCCTTTCGAATCGCGAAGTGCTTGACGTGCTGACGGCCAACCTGAAGGAAAAGATTGCGGCGAAGCCCCATGCCTCTTACTGGTCGGTGAGCCAGAACGACAATGACCAGTATTGCCACTGCGGCCCCTGTACGGAGCTGAATGCAAAGTATGGCGGAGTTCCGAGTGGGTCCATCCTGTACTTCGTGAATGACGTGGCAAAAGCGTTTCCTGAGAAGACGATCTCTACGCTGGCCTACTGGTACTCAAGAACGCCGCCGCAGAATATACAGGCCCAGCCCAACGTCAACATCATGCTCTGCAACATCGAGAGCAGGCGACAGGGGCCGGTCTTTGAGACCGATCCGAAGTTTTCCAATGACCTGATCGCGTGGGGAAAGATATCGGGCAACATCCTTATCTGGGACTACAACATCCAGTTTTCCAACCTGGTCAGTCCGTTCCCGAACCTTCATACGCTGAAGCCGAACATCAAGTTCTACACGGACCACAACGTCAACTCGCTCTTCATGCAGGCGAACGGACAGGCCGGCGGTGAGTTCTCCGGGCTGAGGGCCTATCTCATCTGCAAGCTGATGTGGGACCCGAACGCCGACGACAGCGCCCTTATCGATGAATACCTGAGCGGCTACTACGGGCAGGCGGCGCCGTATATTCGTCAGTACATCGACAGGATGCGCGAGTCGCTGTTGAGCAGCGGGTTCAAGCTGAACATCTTCGGCAGCCCGGAGGATGCGAAGGATGCCTACCTGTCGGCGGCGATGATGAAGACGTACAACGCACTGTTTGACCAAGCAGAGAAGGCGGCGGCGAAGAGTCCGCAAATGCTTACGCGGGTTAAGATCGCTCGCCTGCCGATCAAGTATGCGACGATCCAGATCGGACGAAACGAAGACGCGGACACTCCGCGAAGCATGTTCGCGCATACTTCGGACGGCAAGGTCTTCGTAAAGCCGGAGATGAAGGCCCTTGTCACGGAGTTCGTCAGCGGATGCAAGCAGGACGGCGTAACGAAGGTAAGAGAGCGCACCACGACTCCTGACGACTATCAGGCGTCCTACGACAGAGTCTTCACGAAGGTCGCGGAGACGCAACATGCCAGGTCATTCGGCAAGAAGATCGCGCCTGTCACGCTGCCTGAAGGCGGCGCTGCCAACGCGCAGCGGCTAACCGATGGCATCTTTGGTTCGTGGGAGTCGTGGAGCGCGCCGGATGTCAACTGGGTGGCCTACAAGGGCCAGCACATGGACTTCGTTCTGGACATGGGAGAGGTGACGGACATCGGTTCCGTGAACATGGATTTTCTCAATGCGCAGGCGCAGCCGGACTGGAACCTGCTTGTGCTGCCTGCCTATGTCAGCTACTCGACGTCAACCGACGGAAGCGCGTTCGGCAACGAAGTGCGGGTGAGCAATCCGAACAATCCGAATCCGAAGGAAGATCCGGGGATCGCGAACATCCCGGTGCAATCGTTCCGCGCCGACTTGAATACAAGGGCGCGTTATATCAAGGTGCATGGAGAGAGCATTCTTCATATGCCTTCGTGGCATATCCGCGCCGGAAGCCCGGCGTGGATTTATACCGACCAGATCGTGGTTGCGTAG